AACAGCTTCTGGGGGGAGCAACTCAGgtttgagaggtacaagaagtaccaccctcctactttcagcaaTTTGGCTTCAGCGGATTCccatggttttcttgaggagtgccaccgtatcatccatactatgggtattttGGAGTCGAgtagggttgcttttactatgttctaGCTTAAGGGAGTGgtttatcagtggtggcgagcatatgagttgggtagcccggccgaggcagcttcactcacctgAGCTCAGTTATCAAAGATGTTCACGAGGGAGTTTGTTCCCGaaagtcttagggatgcatggcgcacagcgtttaagcagttgcgccagggtgctatgaccgtatTGGAGTATGCAATCTGGTTCAGTGATTTATCCAGGCATGCACCAAACTTGGTTGCTATGGTCAGAGAGCGAGTTCatcaatttatcgaggggctcaaccccggTATCAAATTcatcatggctcgagagttggagatggacatcccataccagcaggtagtggatATTTCTATGAGATTGAAGGGTATGTGTGCCCGGGAGAGAGAGgtgagagaggccaagaggccccgAGATTCTAGAACATATAGTAGTtcccgtgccccagttgcagtccGTCATGGTAGGGGATATGTGAGCCGCcctattcattcaacacttcTAGCTTCCAGTGATATTCCAGCCACTCCCATGCCTCCGGTTCCCCATTATGCActgccattgtctagtgcacctacTACACaaggtgctttcagcggtcagtccagccgaccaggcccgagTCAGTCTCAGCAGCCACGTCCTTCAGGGGcatattttgagtgtggtggcaCTCATCATATAGTGAGGGACTGCCCAAGaatcaggaggggtgcacctccacagactacttagGCCCCatgtattccacagggtccttaGGCTTCTCAGGCCGTGGTTACCGTACCATTTTCCACCCCACCTGCATAACTAGCTAGATATGGAGGTCatacaggtagaggtcgcccaagagggggaggccaagccagatattatgctctttctACAAGGACGGAGGCGGTTGCATCCGACTAAATTATCACAAGtgttgttccagtttgccatagagatgcattagtcttatttgatccaggctccacttattcctatgtatcatcttactttgctccatatttgggtatatctcgtgattcattaagttctcctgtctatgtgtccacacctgtgggagattctgcTGTTGttgaccatgtatatcggtcgtgtttagctGTTCTTGGTGTTTTTTAGACCAGAGCCggtctattgttgctcagtatggtagattttgatgttatcttggatATGTACTAGTTGTCTTCCTATCAtcctattcttgattgtcacgccaagacggtgacgttggctatgccaggtttgccgcggtttgagtggagaggtactttagattaggTTCCTTGCAGGGTGatgtctttccttaaggcacatcagatggttggaaagggatgtgatGCATATATGGAAAATacgagagatgtcagtgttgatactcctaccgttcagtcagttccggtagtaagGGATTATACAGGTATATTTCTGGCGAATCTTacgggcatgctgcccgacagggatatcgtagggccccagtagagttgaaggagcagttgtaggagtttcttgataagggtttcatttggcctagtgtatcaccttggggtgctccggtcttgtttgtaaaaaagaaggatggttctctgcgcatatgtattgattatcgacactTGAACAAGGTTAAActaaagaacaggtatccattgtcacacattgatgacctatttcaTCAGCTACAGAGTGCTAGAGGGTTCTCAAAGAATGATTTGCATTCGAACTATCATCAGATTAAGATTTGagagccagatatctcgaagactgcccttaggactcggtatggtcattacgagttccttgtgatgtcatttgggctgaccaatgccccagcagtattcctgcacttgatgaacagtgtattccagccctatcttgactcattcatcattgtgtttattgacgacattctggtgtactcccggagccgggattatcatgagcagcacctgaggaccatgCTCCAGACCTTTAGAGAAAATAAGTTGTatgaaaaattttcaaagtgtaaattctggcttgatttgatggcatttttgggccatcaagtgtcgagtgaggggatcaaggtagatccgaaaaagattgaagtagtgtagagttggcccagatcgtcttcagctactgagatccggagttttcttagtttggcagggtattatcgtcgattcgtagaaggtttctcatctattgctgcacctatgaccagattgacccagaagggtgctcctttcaggtggaccgaagagtgcgaggagagatttcaaaagctcaagactggttttactacaaccccagtgttggtgttgcctacgaattcggggtcttatactatgtactGTGATGCATCGCGTGTTGGCCTTggcacagtgttgatgcaggacggtagggtgatttcctatgcatctagacaactgaaggtgcatgagaagaactatcatgtccatgaccttgagttagcagctattgttcatgccttgaagatttggcgacactatttgtacggtgtcccttgcgaggtctataccgaccaccggggtctacaacacttgttcaaacagaaggatcttaaattGAACAACGAAGATGGCTacagttgcttaaggactatgatatcaccattccaTATcctccggggaaggccaatatggtggccgatgccttgagttgcaaggcggagagcttgggaagtttagcatatcAACCGGCaacggagaggccattagcattggatgttcaggccttggccaaccagtttattagactggatgtttcagagccgagccaagtattggcttgtgtggtttctcggtcttctctttatgatcgtatcagagagcgtcggTACGAcgatccccattttcttgtcctcaaggacacggttcagcacgacaattccaaggaggtcactattggggatggcgGTGTGTTACGGATACAGGGCATGCTAtatgtgccaaatgtagatggtttgcgtgagttaattTTTCAGGAGACCcatagttcacggtactccattcatccgagtgccgccaagatgtatcaggacttgaggcagcactattggtggaggagaatgaagaaagacatagtggaatatgtagctcggtgcctaaactatcagcaagtgaagtatgagcatcagcggtgaggtggattgcttcagaggctagagatcccagagtggaaatgggagcgggttactatggattttcttgttgggcttccacggacttagaggaagttcaatgcagtatgggtgattgtgcataggttgaccaagtcggctcattttattctagtggtgactacttattcttcagagcagttggctcatgtttttattcgcgagattgttatactttatggcatgccggtatccatcatctctgaccggggtacgtagtttacatcgtgGTTCTGGAGAGCCATACAACGTAAGTTAggcatgcaggttgagttgagtacggcattttaccctcagacggacggacaaccCGAGTggattattcagatattggaggatatgctccgtgcgtgtgtgatggagtttggggttcttgggatcagttcttgccgcttgcggagtttgcctacaacaatagctaccagtcgagcattcagatggctccatatgaggctttgtataggaggcgctgtcggtctctggtgggttggtttgagcctggtgaggctaggctattgggtacagacttggttcaggatactttggaaaaggttaaattgattcaagatcgtcttcgcacaacccaatctagacaaaaaagttatacagatcggaaggttcacaatgttgcattcatggttggggagcgggtcttacttcgggtttcgcccatgaagggtgttatgaggttcgtaaagaagatcaagttgagtcctaggtatatcagaccttttgatattctcaagaggattggagaggtggcttacaagcttgcactgccacctagtctagctgtagttcatccagtattccatgtttctatgctccggaagtatcacagtgattcgtctcatgtgttggattttagctcagtccagttggacaatgatttgtcttatgttgaggagccggtggccatttttgaCAGGcatgtccgaaagttgaggtcgaagaacattgcttcagtgatggttcagtggaggggtcaaccagttgatgaggcgacttgggagaccgagcatgatatacatagccattatcctcatcttttcaccacttcaggtatgtgtctatactcgttcaaggacgaatgtttgttgtaaaaaggggaggatgtaacaacccggccaatcattttgagtattttagccacaattccctttttattgtatcctctatgttgtattatggttatgtgacttgctgggggtatttggttttggttcggctgcgtttcagagtgaaatgggatacatagtccctaaattggagcTTTAAggtgaaagagttgaccgtaatttgacttttgtgtagacgactccggaatggagttttaacgattctaatagctctgtatggtgatttaagacatggagtgtgtccggatgttgatttcgaggtccgtaggtcgttttggcgtaaattggagaaagttggaaagttgaaggtttggaaggttggaaagtttgaccgagagttgactttattgatatcgtggTTGGatcccgattccggaagttggaaggtctattatgtaatttatgacttgtgtgaaaaatttgaagtcaatcggagttattttggtatgaatcgacattaattttggaattcggaagttcatattTTTCTACGCTTGTATTGGGTTGAGATTCGTAGAATCGATTTTGTTTTATTTGATTTTtgtcctcgagtaggtccattatgtgttttgggacttggtggaatattcagacggggtcctggggggcccgggtgtgattcagattgaatttGGATCAATTTTGGACATAGCCTCATTGCTGAAGTCCCAGGCctgctggtgtcatcgcacctataGAGGGATTGACCGGAGGTGTGGAATCGCGGGTGCGGAAGGTGAAGTGCAAAAGCGAAAAGGAGAGCCCAGGGCTAGGCTCGCAGGTGCGCCTACGCAGGCGCGGACCAGCATACGCAGAAGCAGAATTGGAGGAGGAGGCTTTGGGTAGGACCGCATGTGCCCTTCTCCGCAAAAGTGGGCTCGTAGGTGCGAGCCATGGTCCGCATAAGCAAAATTTCTAGAgttaagtggaatccgcacctgtgatggatttttcgcaggtgcggcatcgcaggtgctaCCCCAGGCCTGCAGAAGTGAGGATCGCTAGGCAGAACGGTATTGTTCGAGGGTTTGATCTTCATAATCTATtattggacttagagagctcggtgtgaggcaatGTTTAGGGAGATTTTccagaaaaacattggggtaaggtgttgttgttttcatcattaaattagtgttttggagttGGAATTTGAGAAAGATTtgtgaaacttcttaggctaaaatttggggatttgaaaggcgaatttaggtcggatttgagtaattcttgtatggttagactcgttatcgaatgggtgttcgaattttgtaattttggtcggtttttgagGCGCGGAtctgggttgaccttttgggttgactttttatttctttgtaaagatcataattttattattcaaattagtttcctatagtttatatttatagtatgaagttgttttggctagattcgggctgttcggagttggataattgagggaaaggcctactagtggattgagttagcgtgatttgaggtaagtaacttgcctaaccctgtgtgggggaattttcccATATGATTTGTGttggttgtgataattgtgataagtgaaagtcgtgtacgcaaggtgacgagtgtgtacatgggatAAATGTGGAAATtgccggttttagctatgtagattccttttatgccttaattgaattaccttaacatgttatagtcatcatttcTAGCCTAtgttcacatgtctacttgtcttatctctacatgtttagtttaagttcttgtttcctttattccgtattcattatttaaccgttgaactctttacttgaagttgttattcttggaatatcttgttgttgaaattggtgtTGAGTTATAAAGGCAGTGATTTGTTTTGAGGCAAAGTGTtcagttgtgaaatactattcttgttgagttattcactaccGGTTATTGTTGTTGAGACTCTTGGGtacattatggttgagccatgggctctttattgtgaaaacattgttattgttaatttctgtggcaagttgtgatattgggcaattgaggtgcgatttgtgatactttgtgatattgatacatatGCGGTGCTATAatgttttggggttgaaacgcatgcggtgagataaggtgagctTGATACGTGGggatagtaggggaactactagaagtcatgccgtgtgataaggtgggctaaaacgccggattttattttgggaaaataattttcaaaactaaattgcaaggctcccgcggtaatataaggaaatattgtgacttatttttgtgatttgagactacgaggcggcacCTCGGTAGTAACTCTTGTTGGTATTTCACCATTGTTGCTCTTGTCTTTGGTTGTTGTTTTCTTagcatattattatttatttctctCCTTGTTGCACTAATTGCTTTAGTTCCGTGTATCTAACCTTGATATGCTATTTGTTGCTTCAATTTCATTACTGTCATTATTTCACTACCTTACATATGttcagttttcttatttattccagtagggccttgacctgacctcgtcactactctaccgatgttacTATTGGAAATTATTTTTACCATTATGATTTACTCATGCTACCCTTCTACATAtcattttgtgtagatccaggtacctcctaccggTCCAGGCAATAGCGAGAGATCaatttttggagatttcaaggtacacctgccggcgtccgcaggcctcggagtctcCCCCCTCCACCTGGATTGTTTTATTTCCTTATCCCTATTTAGACACTAGTGTG
The DNA window shown above is from Nicotiana tomentosiformis chromosome 8, ASM39032v3, whole genome shotgun sequence and carries:
- the LOC138897298 gene encoding uncharacterized protein; this encodes MFTREFVPESLRDAWRTAFKQLRQGAMTVLEYAIWFSDLSRHAPNLVAMVRERVHQFIEGLNPGIKFIMARELEMDIPYQQVVDISMRLKGMCAREREVREAKRPRDSRTYSSSRAPVAVRHGRGYVSRPIHSTLLASSDIPATPMPPVPHYALPLSSAPTTQGAFSGQSSRPGPSQSQQPRPSGAYFECGGTHHIVRDCPRIRRGAPPQTT